A DNA window from Vicinamibacterales bacterium contains the following coding sequences:
- a CDS encoding serine hydrolase domain-containing protein, translating into MRRPASTLGLWVALAGLSIGAVGVAVLGLWTYMGTTAERLHPRAEDVPSSSFAAPGPRWTVAVEQARRAVRTVLSDQNVPGLSVAVGAEGGLVWAEGFGWADLDRRSVVGPDTRFRLGTASTVLTSAAAGLLVDDGLLRLDDGIGTAVPDFPATEPPITLRQVMGHLAGLRTDGGDESPLLGAHCQRPADAFPAFGARPLLADPGSRFRISRYGWIVVSAAVERASGEPFLRFARKRVFEPLGMHDTTPDEASRTAPEQATSYFPRFAADLQYGLDPMRPIDLSCYSGAGVFVSTPSDLVRFGLAVQGGRLLRPETVSLLQTPQRTTTGEDTGYGLGWQLQRTAIAGAEALVAGHDGDLLGGMVASFVTVSPRGLVVAVTSNSSYVDTHGLALTLARAFGAQSAP; encoded by the coding sequence ATGAGACGACCGGCATCGACGCTTGGGCTGTGGGTCGCGCTGGCGGGCCTCTCCATCGGGGCCGTCGGGGTTGCGGTCCTGGGCCTCTGGACCTACATGGGCACGACGGCCGAGCGGCTGCATCCCCGCGCGGAGGACGTGCCGTCCTCGTCGTTCGCGGCCCCCGGGCCGCGATGGACGGTCGCCGTGGAGCAGGCGCGGCGGGCCGTGCGGACCGTCCTGAGCGACCAGAACGTGCCCGGCCTCTCCGTGGCGGTCGGGGCCGAGGGCGGCCTGGTGTGGGCGGAAGGATTCGGGTGGGCCGACCTGGATCGCCGCTCCGTGGTCGGACCCGACACCCGGTTCAGGCTCGGCACCGCCTCCACGGTGCTGACCTCGGCGGCCGCCGGCCTGCTCGTCGACGACGGCCTTCTGCGGCTCGACGACGGGATCGGGACCGCCGTCCCCGACTTCCCGGCCACGGAGCCGCCGATCACCTTGCGCCAGGTGATGGGCCACCTGGCCGGACTCAGGACGGACGGGGGCGACGAGAGTCCCCTGCTGGGCGCCCACTGCCAGCGGCCGGCCGACGCGTTCCCGGCGTTCGGGGCGCGGCCGCTCCTGGCCGATCCCGGCAGCCGCTTCCGCATCTCGCGGTACGGGTGGATCGTGGTGAGCGCCGCGGTCGAGCGGGCGTCGGGCGAGCCGTTCCTGCGGTTCGCGCGCAAGCGGGTCTTCGAGCCGCTGGGCATGCACGACACGACCCCGGACGAGGCCTCGCGGACGGCACCCGAACAGGCGACGTCCTACTTCCCCAGGTTCGCCGCCGACCTGCAGTACGGCCTCGATCCGATGCGCCCGATCGACCTGTCCTGCTATTCGGGCGCCGGCGTCTTCGTGTCGACGCCGTCGGACCTCGTGCGCTTCGGGCTGGCCGTGCAGGGCGGCCGGCTGCTTCGGCCCGAGACGGTGTCACTGCTCCAGACGCCCCAGCGGACGACCACCGGGGAGGACACCGGCTACGGCCTCGGCTGGCAGCTCCAGCGAACGGCCATCGCCGGCGCCGAGGCGCTCGTGGCCGGCCACGACGGCGACCTCCTGGGCGGCATGGTGGCCTCGTTCGTGACGGTCAGCCCGCGCGGCCTGGTGGTGGCCGTGACGTCCAACAGCTCCTACGTGGACACCCACGGCCTGGCGCTGACGCTCGCCCGGGCCTTCGGGGCGCAAAGCGCGCCCTGA
- a CDS encoding Crp/Fnr family transcriptional regulator, producing MEDLTSLHLLRSLETAAGLELAGLDRLASVIRTTAIPARGAAFHEDEPCPRVFVVREGLFKQLYTDDDGNEWVKSFAREGEAFACPVALSGGRTSFASIAIEPSVVESLDWSAVEALGAADLAWQTAIRLGFQRLAELKVRRERDLLMLNAEQLYRQLAAASPDLIGRVPQKDLAAYLGVTAVGLNRIVKRVAARPAGRPR from the coding sequence ATGGAAGACCTGACGTCCCTTCACCTGCTCCGGAGCCTGGAGACGGCCGCCGGCCTCGAGTTGGCGGGGCTCGACCGCCTCGCGTCCGTCATCCGCACCACGGCGATTCCCGCCCGCGGGGCGGCCTTCCACGAGGACGAGCCGTGCCCGCGTGTGTTCGTCGTGCGCGAGGGGCTGTTCAAGCAGCTCTACACCGACGACGACGGGAACGAGTGGGTCAAGAGCTTCGCGCGCGAGGGCGAGGCGTTCGCGTGCCCGGTGGCGCTCTCCGGCGGGCGCACGTCGTTTGCCAGCATCGCGATCGAGCCGAGCGTGGTGGAGAGCCTGGACTGGAGCGCCGTCGAGGCGCTCGGCGCGGCGGATCTCGCCTGGCAGACGGCGATCCGGCTTGGCTTCCAGCGGCTGGCCGAACTCAAGGTCAGGCGCGAGCGCGATCTCCTCATGCTGAACGCCGAACAGCTGTATCGCCAGCTGGCCGCGGCGTCGCCGGACCTGATCGGCCGGGTGCCGCAGAAGGACCTCGCGGCGTATCTCGGCGTCACGGCCGTGGGGCTCAACCGGATCGTGAAGCGCGTCGCGGCACGGCCGGCGGGCCGCCCCCGCTGA
- a CDS encoding PPC domain-containing DNA-binding protein → MKHVQIASDHERTHVLVFDTGEEAVAGLLQFARDRRIASAHLSAIGAFSAATLGFFDWSRKDYRRIRVDEQVEVLSLAGNLARDADDQVKLHAHVVVGKSDGTAHGGHLLDAHVRPTLEVVVTEAPAPLRRRVRPDLGVALLDLS, encoded by the coding sequence GTGAAACACGTGCAGATCGCGAGCGACCACGAACGCACGCACGTGCTGGTCTTCGACACGGGAGAGGAGGCCGTGGCCGGCCTGCTGCAGTTCGCGCGCGACCGGCGGATCGCCAGCGCCCACCTCAGCGCGATCGGCGCCTTCTCCGCCGCCACGCTGGGCTTCTTCGACTGGTCCCGCAAGGACTACCGCCGCATCCGCGTGGACGAGCAGGTGGAGGTGCTGTCCCTGGCCGGCAACCTCGCGCGCGACGCCGACGACCAGGTGAAGCTGCACGCGCACGTCGTCGTCGGCAAGTCCGACGGCACGGCCCACGGCGGCCACCTGCTCGACGCCCACGTGCGCCCGACGCTCGAGGTCGTGGTCACGGAAGCACCGGCACCGCTCAGGCGGCGCGTCCGGCCGGATCTGGGCGTGGCGCTGCTCGACCTGTCGTGA
- a CDS encoding amidohydrolase translates to MRSLSGVLLVVALAGCAGGPAAPPADLLLTGGRIHTFDAARSRVDALAIREGRIVAVAAAGADLEAYAGPGTRRVDLGGRFVMPAFHDAHVHPMSAGVELGQCNLNGLATVAATLEAIRGCARSTHQPWLVGGGWDLTTFPAGRPTRQELDGLTGDTPAVLSSSDGHTVWVNSAALKAAGISRATPDPEAGRIDRDARGEPSGLLREAATEIVSRVVPPTTAAEYEAGLVRAVTEMNRVGIVSFVEASAREPMVEAYRAVARAGRLTARAHLSLYADPAKGASQVDAFLATRAAVTEPGLTAGAVKIFVDGVIEAATAYLLEPYLPRPGDPPSTHSRGLPNFTDDALAALVTRLDREGFQTHMHAIGDGAIRQGLDAIAAAIQANGARDRRPHIAHIQLFDPADIARFATLGVVANMQPLWAVNDAYIRDLTVPRLGPERSQWLYPFGALHRAGARLAGGSDWSVSSVNPLDAIEVAVTRKAPGAPEDEPSWLPEQRLDLETALAAYTSGGAYVSFEDDSGSLEVGKLADLIVLDRNPFEIPARQIHEARVLWTLLEGREVFRDEGFAP, encoded by the coding sequence ATGCGATCGCTCTCCGGTGTCCTCCTCGTCGTCGCGCTCGCCGGCTGTGCCGGCGGGCCCGCCGCGCCGCCCGCCGATCTCCTGCTGACAGGCGGCCGGATCCACACGTTCGACGCCGCACGGTCGCGGGTGGACGCGCTCGCCATCCGGGAGGGTCGCATCGTGGCCGTGGCCGCGGCCGGCGCCGATCTCGAGGCCTACGCCGGGCCGGGCACGCGCCGGGTCGATCTCGGCGGGCGCTTCGTGATGCCGGCGTTCCACGACGCCCACGTCCACCCGATGAGCGCCGGCGTGGAGCTCGGGCAGTGCAACCTGAACGGCCTGGCGACGGTCGCGGCGACGCTCGAGGCCATCCGGGGCTGCGCGCGGTCCACCCACCAGCCGTGGCTCGTTGGCGGCGGATGGGACCTCACGACGTTTCCGGCCGGGCGGCCCACCCGGCAGGAACTCGACGGCCTCACCGGCGACACCCCGGCGGTCCTGAGCTCGTCGGACGGCCACACGGTGTGGGTGAACTCCGCGGCCCTGAAGGCCGCCGGCATCTCCCGGGCCACGCCGGACCCGGAGGCCGGCCGCATCGACAGGGACGCCCGCGGCGAGCCCTCCGGGCTCCTCCGCGAGGCCGCCACCGAGATCGTCAGCCGCGTGGTCCCCCCGACGACGGCCGCGGAGTACGAGGCCGGCCTCGTCCGGGCCGTGACGGAGATGAACCGCGTCGGCATCGTGTCGTTCGTGGAAGCGAGCGCGCGCGAGCCGATGGTGGAGGCGTACCGGGCGGTGGCGCGTGCCGGCCGGCTCACGGCGCGCGCGCACCTGTCGCTCTACGCGGATCCCGCGAAGGGCGCCTCGCAGGTCGACGCCTTCCTGGCCACCCGCGCCGCCGTGACCGAGCCGGGCCTGACGGCCGGCGCCGTGAAGATCTTCGTGGACGGCGTGATCGAGGCCGCCACCGCGTATCTCCTCGAACCGTACCTGCCGCGTCCCGGGGATCCGCCATCCACGCATTCGCGCGGGCTCCCGAACTTCACCGACGACGCCCTGGCCGCGCTCGTCACCCGGCTCGATCGGGAGGGGTTCCAGACCCACATGCACGCCATCGGCGACGGTGCGATCCGCCAGGGTCTCGACGCGATCGCGGCCGCGATCCAGGCCAACGGCGCCCGCGACCGCCGCCCGCACATCGCGCACATCCAGCTCTTCGATCCGGCCGACATCGCCCGCTTCGCCACCCTCGGGGTGGTCGCCAATATGCAGCCGCTGTGGGCCGTGAACGACGCCTACATCCGGGACCTGACCGTGCCGCGCCTCGGGCCCGAGCGGTCGCAGTGGCTGTATCCGTTCGGCGCCCTGCACCGGGCCGGCGCGCGGCTGGCCGGCGGCAGCGACTGGTCGGTCTCGTCAGTGAATCCGCTGGACGCCATCGAGGTGGCGGTCACGCGCAAGGCGCCGGGCGCGCCGGAGGACGAGCCGTCGTGGCTGCCGGAACAGCGCCTCGATCTCGAGACGGCCCTGGCCGCCTACACGTCGGGCGGCGCCTATGTGTCGTTCGAGGACGACAGCGGATCGCTCGAGGTCGGCAAGCTGGCCGACCTCATCGTGCTCGACCGGAACCCGTTCGAGATCCCGGCCCGCCAGATTCACGAGGCCCGCGTGCTGTGGACGCTGCTCGAGGGCCGCGAGGTGTTCCGGGACGAGGGCTTCGCGCCCTGA
- a CDS encoding ABC transporter permease translates to MSEPPLPPDGTAPDPVSADVEAELRFHLDMRADALVREGLSPEAARARALAEFGDIDDARHAMRRAGQRTVDIRRRRHYMDDLRQDIVHALRRLGAAPVFTATALLTLALGIGANVAIFSVVNGVLLRPLPFPDADRLYAVYSANRTSGSLQAPVSPVDVDDWRAARRDIQDIGGFWYAEGGSGVNLTGRGTPRRLSSVFFTPGFLTALGVTPVAGRLPREDELVRGGDDDVVLLTHGFWMREFGGNPGVVGSSLTLDDRPVDVIGVLPPSLNYPVASADVFVPYSTIPDTSIPRQRQVRVLRVVARAKPGIGQDAVQAEMTGIAATLAASYPENANWDGATVRPLAEVVTGSVRRSLLVLFGAVGLVLLMACVNLAALQLARALGRSRELAVRLALGARRSRLLRQLLTESLLLALAGGALGVAVARYGLGALMALSAGQLPRADEIALDGQVLVFSAALAVVTGVVFGILPAWRASDTGGAAALHDGGRTVAGTSHRRWRHGLIVAEVAVSMMLVVGAGLMGRSFLALSRVDLGFRPDHLLAVQFTMDPDRFGPRDQDAAPTAGAPYALAYQQMIERVRALPGVVAAAAVKDPPFRGIGEGNGFTIPGRPLGPNGETPMATVIHVSEGYFATIGASLAAGREFTPFDRGGAPLVVVVNDAFARQFFPGQPATGQQLQFGRSISAEIVGVVHDIRQVAVAEPAQPTIYLHNLQNSRVKTTVVARTSGDPLQLTRAVEEAIWSVDAAQPITAVFTFDDAVSRALAQPRLLTVLLGGFGLVGLLLAAVGVYGLLAAAVSEQRREFGVRLALGASRGRVLAEVVRRGVRVALGGVVLGLAGAVGLTRFMEAVLYGVEPADPITFGTMALVLVGVAALASWLPARRAAGFDPAETLRAD, encoded by the coding sequence ATGAGCGAACCGCCGCTCCCGCCGGACGGCACGGCTCCCGACCCGGTCTCGGCCGACGTCGAGGCGGAGCTTCGCTTCCACCTCGACATGCGGGCGGACGCGCTCGTCCGGGAGGGGCTGTCGCCCGAGGCCGCGCGGGCCCGGGCCCTGGCGGAGTTCGGCGACATCGACGACGCGCGGCATGCGATGCGCCGCGCCGGGCAGCGCACGGTGGACATCCGGCGCCGGAGGCACTACATGGACGATCTCAGGCAGGACATCGTGCACGCCCTGCGGCGCCTGGGCGCCGCGCCGGTCTTCACCGCCACCGCCCTGCTCACGCTGGCCCTGGGCATCGGCGCCAACGTCGCGATCTTCTCGGTCGTCAACGGGGTGCTGCTGCGGCCGCTGCCCTTCCCCGACGCCGATCGGCTCTACGCCGTCTACTCGGCCAATCGCACCTCTGGATCGCTCCAGGCCCCGGTGTCGCCCGTGGACGTGGACGACTGGCGGGCCGCGCGCCGCGACATCCAGGACATCGGCGGCTTCTGGTACGCCGAGGGCGGTTCCGGCGTGAACCTGACCGGGCGCGGCACCCCCCGCCGACTCTCGAGCGTGTTCTTCACGCCGGGGTTCCTGACCGCGCTCGGCGTGACGCCGGTGGCCGGACGCCTGCCGCGCGAGGACGAGCTGGTCCGCGGAGGGGACGACGACGTCGTGCTCCTCACTCACGGCTTCTGGATGCGCGAGTTCGGCGGCAATCCCGGCGTCGTCGGCTCGTCGCTGACCCTCGACGACCGCCCGGTGGACGTCATCGGCGTGCTGCCGCCGTCGCTGAACTACCCGGTCGCCTCCGCCGACGTCTTCGTGCCGTACTCCACGATTCCCGACACGTCGATTCCGCGGCAGCGACAGGTCCGGGTGCTGAGGGTGGTGGCGCGCGCGAAGCCCGGCATCGGCCAGGACGCGGTGCAGGCGGAGATGACGGGCATCGCGGCGACGCTGGCGGCCAGCTATCCGGAGAACGCGAACTGGGACGGTGCCACCGTGCGCCCGCTGGCCGAGGTCGTCACCGGCTCCGTGCGGCGCAGCCTGCTCGTGCTCTTCGGCGCCGTCGGCCTGGTGCTGCTCATGGCCTGCGTGAATCTCGCGGCCCTGCAACTCGCGCGCGCGCTGGGGCGATCGCGGGAGTTGGCCGTCCGGCTCGCCCTGGGCGCACGACGGAGCCGACTCCTGCGGCAACTGCTCACGGAGAGCCTGCTCCTCGCGCTGGCCGGCGGCGCGCTCGGCGTGGCCGTGGCGCGCTACGGCCTCGGAGCGCTCATGGCGCTCAGCGCCGGACAACTGCCCCGGGCCGACGAGATCGCCCTCGACGGCCAGGTGCTGGTGTTCAGCGCGGCGCTCGCCGTCGTCACGGGTGTGGTCTTCGGCATCCTGCCGGCATGGCGCGCCTCGGACACGGGCGGCGCGGCGGCCCTGCACGACGGCGGGCGCACCGTGGCCGGTACCAGCCACAGACGCTGGCGCCACGGGCTCATCGTGGCGGAGGTGGCCGTGTCGATGATGCTGGTCGTCGGCGCCGGGCTCATGGGCCGAAGCTTCCTCGCCCTGTCCCGCGTCGACCTGGGGTTCCGGCCGGACCACCTGCTGGCGGTCCAGTTCACGATGGATCCGGACCGGTTCGGCCCACGCGATCAGGACGCGGCGCCCACCGCGGGCGCACCGTACGCGCTGGCGTACCAGCAGATGATCGAGCGCGTCCGGGCGCTCCCCGGCGTGGTGGCGGCCGCGGCCGTGAAGGACCCGCCGTTCCGGGGAATCGGCGAAGGCAACGGCTTCACGATTCCGGGGCGCCCGTTGGGACCCAACGGCGAGACGCCGATGGCCACCGTCATCCACGTCAGCGAAGGCTACTTCGCCACCATCGGAGCCTCGCTCGCGGCCGGCCGCGAGTTCACGCCCTTCGATCGTGGCGGCGCGCCCCTGGTCGTCGTCGTGAACGACGCCTTTGCACGGCAGTTCTTCCCGGGCCAGCCCGCCACCGGGCAGCAGCTGCAGTTCGGCCGGTCGATCTCGGCCGAGATCGTGGGAGTCGTGCACGACATCCGGCAGGTCGCGGTGGCCGAACCGGCCCAGCCGACGATCTACCTCCACAACCTGCAGAACTCGCGCGTGAAGACCACCGTCGTGGCGCGGACCTCGGGCGACCCCCTGCAGCTCACGCGGGCGGTCGAAGAGGCCATCTGGTCGGTGGATGCCGCGCAGCCCATCACCGCCGTGTTCACGTTCGACGACGCCGTGAGCCGCGCGCTGGCGCAGCCCCGGCTGCTGACGGTGCTCCTGGGCGGCTTCGGCCTCGTGGGCCTGCTGCTCGCCGCCGTCGGCGTCTACGGCCTGCTGGCCGCGGCCGTGAGCGAACAGCGGCGGGAGTTCGGCGTCAGGCTGGCGCTGGGCGCCAGTCGCGGCCGCGTGCTCGCCGAGGTGGTGCGGCGCGGCGTGAGGGTGGCGCTCGGCGGTGTCGTCCTCGGCCTGGCCGGCGCCGTCGGCCTGACCCGCTTCATGGAGGCCGTCCTGTACGGCGTCGAACCGGCGGATCCGATCACGTTCGGCACCATGGCCCTCGTGCTGGTGGGTGTGGCGGCGCTGGCCAGCTGGCTGCCCGCCAGGCGCGCGGCCGGATTCGATCCGGCCGAGACGCTGCGGGCGGATTGA
- a CDS encoding sensory rhodopsin transducer has translation MRAVGQCHWAIAEGYIPSWSRGPEPELTSHETICVLNAGSRPAKVRVVVFFTDRDPAGPYEFTVPPARTRHVRFNDWSDPEPIPHGVPFASTIDSDEPIVVQHTRLDSRQNANALISTIAYPAGA, from the coding sequence ATGCGCGCCGTTGGTCAATGCCACTGGGCGATCGCCGAAGGCTACATCCCGAGCTGGAGTCGGGGGCCCGAGCCCGAGCTGACGAGCCACGAGACGATCTGCGTGCTGAACGCGGGATCGAGACCCGCCAAGGTCCGCGTCGTGGTGTTCTTCACCGATCGCGACCCGGCCGGCCCGTACGAGTTCACGGTGCCGCCGGCGCGAACCCGCCACGTGCGGTTCAACGACTGGTCGGACCCGGAGCCCATCCCCCACGGCGTGCCATTCGCCTCGACGATCGACAGCGACGAGCCGATCGTCGTCCAGCACACCCGGCTCGACAGCCGGCAGAACGCGAACGCCCTGATCAGCACCATCGCGTATCCCGCGGGGGCCTGA
- a CDS encoding DUF5916 domain-containing protein, with protein MPRGGCAPACRADWRGWALFIAVVALVPRWTGAQPLPPSAPDRQALRSFNLPGAPDPPAPEFPEVITRGENGRVVVRATRLDHPLVIDGQLDETLYRTVPPVSDFIQTVPNEGAPSTEKTEAWIAYDDQNFYLACRCWDSAPPEEWTVNEYRRDTAQLRQNDLFGALLDTFHDRRNGFHFYTNPLGARADQVVANEGNPNSDWNPVWFARTGRFEGGWTVELAIPFRSIRYISGPGQEWGIQIRRSIRRKNEWTHLTFVPAATGGVTSIFRVSAAATLVGLDLPPAAKNVELKPYAISKLTSDLVRTPNVDNRLEATGGLDAKYGISANMTADLTVNTDFAQVEVDEQQVNLTRFPVVFPEKRDFFLEGRGTFEFARASGQAGFSGQTSINNNAPQLFFTRRIGLNNGREVPIMAGARVTGTLGRTAIGLMNMETGDETTGGVDAGACGPPFTSCTPRTNFSVVRLRRDVLRRSNVGVIFTNRSNSPTVAGSNQAYGIDGAFSFFQNVTANAYYARSASPNRSGDEDSYQARVEYGGDRYGARLDYLDVGTNYYPEVGFVQRRGFGRTFASARFSPRQRRSTVVRRYLFEAATEYVVNRRKRVESSSNGLRFLTEFQSSDQFTVDVNADQELLVRPFTVARGVSIQPGDFHFASMTTSYAFGQQRRASGTVAVRAGQFYDGTLTSLTLSGARVAILKQFSVEPSATYNRGRLPDGDFDTALIRARVDYAFTPLRFLSALVQYSSNDRTFSSNVRFRWEYRPGSEIFVVYTDERDTTTGGYPGLRNRAFVVKVNRLFRF; from the coding sequence ATGCCCCGAGGCGGGTGCGCCCCCGCATGCAGGGCCGATTGGCGTGGGTGGGCGCTCTTCATCGCGGTTGTCGCGCTGGTTCCCCGCTGGACCGGCGCCCAGCCCCTGCCGCCGTCGGCGCCCGATCGTCAGGCGCTCCGGTCGTTCAACCTGCCCGGGGCGCCGGACCCGCCGGCCCCGGAGTTTCCCGAGGTCATCACGCGCGGCGAGAACGGCCGCGTCGTGGTGCGCGCGACGCGACTCGATCATCCGCTGGTGATCGACGGACAGCTCGACGAGACCCTTTACAGAACCGTCCCTCCGGTCTCGGACTTCATCCAGACGGTGCCCAACGAAGGCGCGCCGTCCACCGAGAAGACCGAGGCCTGGATCGCGTACGACGACCAGAACTTCTACCTGGCGTGCCGCTGCTGGGACTCGGCGCCGCCCGAGGAGTGGACGGTCAACGAGTACCGGCGCGACACCGCCCAGCTGCGGCAGAACGACCTCTTCGGCGCCCTGCTCGACACCTTCCACGACCGGCGGAACGGCTTCCACTTCTACACCAACCCCCTCGGTGCGCGGGCCGACCAGGTGGTGGCGAACGAGGGCAACCCGAACAGCGACTGGAACCCGGTGTGGTTCGCGCGTACGGGACGCTTCGAGGGCGGCTGGACGGTGGAACTGGCCATCCCGTTCCGCTCGATCCGCTACATCTCGGGCCCCGGTCAGGAGTGGGGCATCCAGATCCGGCGGTCGATCCGCCGGAAGAACGAGTGGACGCACCTGACGTTCGTGCCGGCCGCCACCGGAGGCGTCACCAGCATCTTCCGCGTCTCAGCGGCGGCGACGCTCGTCGGCCTCGACCTGCCGCCGGCGGCCAAGAACGTCGAGCTCAAGCCCTACGCGATCTCGAAGCTCACCTCCGATCTCGTGCGCACGCCGAACGTCGACAACCGGCTCGAGGCGACGGGCGGCCTCGACGCGAAATACGGCATCAGCGCGAACATGACCGCCGACCTGACCGTCAACACCGACTTCGCCCAGGTCGAGGTGGACGAGCAGCAGGTGAACCTCACGCGCTTCCCGGTGGTCTTCCCCGAGAAGCGCGACTTCTTCCTCGAGGGACGCGGCACGTTCGAGTTCGCGCGCGCCAGCGGCCAGGCCGGCTTCAGCGGCCAGACCTCCATCAACAACAACGCCCCGCAGCTCTTCTTCACGCGCCGCATCGGCCTCAACAACGGGCGCGAGGTGCCGATCATGGCCGGCGCGCGCGTGACCGGCACGCTGGGCAGGACGGCCATCGGCCTGATGAACATGGAGACGGGCGACGAGACGACGGGCGGCGTGGACGCGGGCGCGTGCGGCCCGCCGTTCACCAGCTGCACGCCCCGCACGAACTTCTCGGTGGTGCGGCTGCGCCGTGACGTGCTGCGCCGGAGCAACGTCGGCGTCATCTTCACCAACCGGTCGAACTCGCCGACGGTCGCCGGCTCGAACCAGGCCTACGGCATCGACGGGGCCTTCTCGTTCTTCCAGAACGTGACCGCCAACGCCTATTACGCGCGCAGCGCGTCGCCCAACCGATCGGGCGACGAGGACAGCTACCAGGCACGGGTCGAGTACGGCGGCGACCGCTATGGCGCACGGCTCGACTACCTGGACGTCGGCACCAACTACTACCCCGAAGTGGGCTTCGTGCAGCGGCGGGGTTTCGGTCGCACGTTCGCGTCGGCCCGTTTCAGTCCCCGCCAGCGCCGCAGCACGGTCGTGCGCCGATACCTGTTCGAGGCCGCCACCGAGTACGTGGTGAACCGCCGCAAGCGCGTCGAGTCGAGCAGCAACGGTCTGCGCTTCCTGACCGAGTTCCAGAGCAGCGATCAGTTCACGGTGGACGTCAACGCCGACCAGGAACTGCTCGTGCGGCCCTTCACGGTGGCTCGCGGCGTGAGCATCCAGCCGGGCGACTTCCATTTCGCCTCGATGACCACCAGCTACGCCTTCGGGCAGCAGCGCCGGGCGTCGGGCACGGTGGCGGTGCGGGCCGGCCAGTTCTACGACGGCACGCTGACGAGCCTCACCCTCAGCGGCGCGCGCGTCGCCATCCTCAAGCAGTTCTCGGTGGAGCCCTCGGCGACCTACAACCGCGGGCGCCTGCCGGACGGCGACTTCGACACCGCGCTCATCAGGGCGCGCGTGGACTACGCCTTCACGCCGCTTCGGTTCCTGAGCGCCCTGGTGCAGTACAGCTCGAACGACCGGACGTTCTCGAGCAACGTCCGCTTCCGCTGGGAATACCGTCCGGGCAGCGAGATCTTCGTCGTCTACACCGACGAGCGCGACACCACCACGGGCGGCTATCCCGGCCTGCGCAACCGCGCGTTCGTCGTGAAGGTGAACCGGCTGTTCCGGTTCTGA
- a CDS encoding PadR family transcriptional regulator: MPDAPMELLQGTLDVLILKALARGPSHGYAVSRWVRERTDGALQIEDAPLYKALRRLEEGGFVAAEWGVAESGRQARIYTLTPAGRRKLRAGQTAWQRYAWAMFRVLKA, translated from the coding sequence ATGCCCGACGCGCCCATGGAACTGCTGCAAGGCACGCTCGACGTGCTGATCCTGAAGGCCCTGGCCCGCGGGCCCAGCCACGGGTATGCGGTGTCCCGCTGGGTCCGGGAGCGCACTGACGGCGCGCTCCAGATCGAGGACGCGCCCCTCTACAAGGCCCTGCGGCGGCTCGAAGAGGGCGGGTTCGTGGCGGCCGAATGGGGCGTGGCCGAGAGCGGACGGCAGGCGCGCATCTACACGCTCACGCCCGCGGGCCGCCGCAAGCTCCGGGCGGGCCAGACGGCCTGGCAGCGATATGCGTGGGCCATGTTCCGGGTGCTGAAGGCATGA
- a CDS encoding ester cyclase: MHPLPAATNAARVITRYFDEVWNGGDLDVLDELLAPDYVNHSPSIPNPRPGPADLKPIVRAMREGAPDLHYEILDLVVDGDRAAVFLRVTGTHTGALFGLPPTGRSFDIRQMQIEWLKDGRLWQHWRVSDEREWLRQLGLGQP, encoded by the coding sequence ATGCACCCACTCCCTGCCGCCACGAACGCCGCACGCGTGATAACGCGCTACTTCGACGAAGTCTGGAACGGAGGCGACCTCGACGTGCTCGACGAGCTGCTGGCGCCCGACTACGTCAACCACAGCCCGAGCATACCGAACCCCCGGCCCGGGCCCGCCGACCTGAAGCCGATCGTGCGGGCCATGCGCGAGGGCGCGCCCGACCTGCACTACGAGATTCTCGACCTCGTCGTCGACGGCGACCGGGCGGCCGTGTTCCTCCGGGTGACCGGGACGCACACGGGCGCGCTGTTCGGCCTCCCGCCCACCGGCCGGTCGTTCGACATCCGGCAGATGCAGATCGAGTGGCTGAAGGACGGGCGCCTCTGGCAGCACTGGCGGGTCAGCGACGAGCGCGAGTGGCTGCGGCAGCTGGGCCTGGGGCAGCCGTGA